GTTTGACAACTTTGCTGTGTCTAAACTTGTCATTGAGACGAAGAAGTTGCCAATTTGACCCGTCAGGGAGTTATCAGATAGATCTATAGAATTCAGGCTGGAAGCATTCGAAAAATGTGGGAGTGGCCCTTCGATTCTGCACCCTGCAAGGTGGACATCTCTCAATTCTCTGTTCGCAATCCAAGCTGGGACACTACCCAAATGGAGATTGTTGTATGAAAGATCGATGCGCAACAGGGAAGGCATGCCTTGAGCAAGAGAAGCAGGCAACGGGTCAGAAAACCCGTTTCTTGAGAGGTTAAGATGCCATAGGTTTGGTAGTCTGCTCAGTGAATCTGGAATGGTGCCTGTAAGGAGATTTTGGCTGACAGAAAGAGTGCAAAGAGATCTCAAATTACCAATCTGGCGTGGGAGCTCACCAGTAAGGTGGTTGTTGTTTAAAATTAAGCTGTGAATATACGGCAAGTTGCTAATTGAATTTGGTAAACTCCCACTGAATTCATTGTCAGATAGGTCAATATATTTGAGATTCTTCAGTTCCCCAAAAAAATCAGGAATGTGCCCAGACAAACTATTGGAGCAGAGGTCAAGGGACTCCAGGCGACGAAGTTTTCCCAATGTGGACGGAATTCCTCCTGTTAAGACATTCTTCCCCAGATTTATCTGCACCAGATTCTTTAGGCTCCCCAGTTCTGGAGGAACAACTCCCCCCAACCTGTTACCACTGAGAGAGAGGGCCTCGAGCAAGGTCAACTTACCCAAGCTTGAAGGAATACTTCCTCCCAGCATGTTGTCTTCCAAATACAGTTGTGTGAGAGATGATAACTTGGAAATGCTTTCAGGGATCGGGCCCATGATCTGCTTCCCTGAGATCAACATGACCTGCAAGAATTCAAGGTTACCTAAAGAAGGGGAAAGGACGCCCTTCATGAAGCTGGTGCCATCTGAACCTGCTTGCAGTTGCAATACAATCACCCTTCCTGTTTTGGTATCACACTGGATTCCCTCCCATGCTCCACAGCAGTCTTCACCAACCCATGTGGACAGAAAGCCTGTTGTATCTCTCAAAATGCTGGATTTGAAGCTCAGAAGAGTAGCTCTGTCTGAAGCAGCGCAAGTGGGGTAGGCTGACTCTGTTTCTGCTGAAACCCCAGGTGAGTCGAGAAGAAAATGGAAGCTAACAGCTAAAATGAAGAGCAAATGGAGAATCCGTCCGTGTTCTCTCATTTTGGACTTCAAGAGATCCATCAAGTTATGGTTGATCCTCTCTGTCTCACTCTCCTATTTGCTGGGATGATCTTCTTCCTCGGGTGCGGAGAAACGCATAGTGACCGGAAGGGCGTGAAGAGGAAAGAGGAGGGGAGTAAGGCAGGGAAAGCTGGACGCATGAACCTAGGCCTGCGTTGTTTTTATAGGGCCTGCCCTTTGCTCGCTTcgtttgtttaaaattttttactgttGTTTCCTTTTAATTCCCTTCACATGGATGTTCGTGCATGTGCTTAGCATTGATGACGAGCATTCGGGACGTCTTCCTGTTGAATTACGAATTTGGTTCTTCAAAGTTCCTCGATGGAACGGATTAAGGTACCAAGAAGAACCAGCTGgtaacattattttatttggtcGGAAGAATGTAAGAGGTCCGgagttcagatttttttttttgtcctcagTGAGGCAACAACGGCTTGATTTTGGTGCAAAAAGAAGAATTTTCCTTTATCTGCAATTTAAGCAACGAGAGATCTTCCTCGAAGCATGTCACTATAGACGGTCCCAGAGATTTAGACCATTTTGCAGACACTTGACTAccattatatttctttttcagctCTTTAGTACTATTGGTCCCCAAATTGTCAAAATGAGCCTGAATCATTCCCAAATCAATCCGACTCAAATTCCCGATTTCATGCttgtcttattttgttttttgccttttaGTTTCAAGCATGCAAGTATAATAATAATGTTTTGCTGATTCAGAAACGATTCGGAACagaatctaatgagttgatcaTCCTGTCTGTTCGATTCATTTCAGAATCAATGGTTACTTCCACTGCTTCTGCTGTATCCTAGCGATTGGGAATGTACAAGCCAACTCAGATGCAGAATATTAAGTAAAGATTGCTAATTTCACTAAATCTGGCGCTTAGAGAAGTTGGGTTGTCTGCTTTTCTGCAATTCATGCAGGTACTTCCTCCATGCATGCGGTCTACAAGGTCTTCTACTACTGCAGAACTCAGGAATGATGAGATTCTACAGAGACCTTTACTAGAGGTAACGTTGGGGAAAGCATGGGGCCGCTGTAGTCGGTGAAGAATGAAAGTGTCGAAAGTTAttccttcttttggctcttGGCAGCGTGAATGGTGGCCATTGCACGCCAAAGCCGCGTTGTGATTGGCGGCCAAAGATGGCAAAGGCCAGTAGCGGTCCCTTATGCATCCCGATCTTGGCCTCGAGGGGCCCCAATCGGATATCTGTCATTTCTGTCTCAGGGCTATCGCTTCACAAGATAACAAAACCGGTGGAACTCTGTAGGATTTAGTTGTTTTGATATCTAAAAGGAAGATTTTGAAACGAAAATTTATTAAGAGCATGCCATGAAATGTTGTTTAACTTTCTACTTTCAAGAGTTGAAGTGCTCTGATGCATAGTTTCATTTTCATGGGTGCTACTTTTTCTTGAACTGTGAATGGTGGTTGTGCGACACTCAAGTTAAAAGGTGTACCATAACCATCACGAGCTGGTTGTGCGACACTCAAGTTAAAAGATGTACCATAACCGCCACGAGCTGAACCATGTGCGACTGTGCTTCTTCTCAGCTCTATTTACTtactcttttctcttgttttggTGGACTTCTTTTGAATCAATAGCAATGTGTTGTAAACGTTTGGTGCAGCTCGAAGATGCTGGTGATGCCTTGTTGGCTTCTTACAGTAACGTAGTTTTCCTGAGCTGTTGTTGGGGACCATGTTTCTTCCTTCACGtatgaaatatataaaaacaagcTCTCTGCGGTGAACATCCCGGAAGAATGTAGATCTCAAAATCGTAATTGCCGCTTCGTGCAAGGGCCATAGTCCCCTTCTTTTTGGCCCTTTTGCCTAACTACAAGCAGCATTCCCACGGCACATGTCTCTTGTTTCCTCCATGTGGCTCAATCATGTCGCCGCAGAAGAAACGCCATTGACGTTGGCAAGGAGCACATTTGCCCTGCACCTACTTTTCTAGAGTGCTCGTCTAAGGAAGGGAtccttctttccctttttttttttttgacctgaaaagggaaagaaccaAGTCAGTTGGCACTGATTGTCCTTCATTTCTTAAGAAATgagacactttttttttaatatttatttaggGAAAGCCGGTAAGGTTTGGGTTGCTTCTAGGTAGATCTACAATACATGAATCATGATTCAACTTAATATCGTGCTTACAACCATTTATAGTCCAGAAAGGAAGTCATAGAATTTGAACCTCAACCCCTTTTTGAATATGAAGCTTGCTGCCCAGTTGTATTATGCCCTTTCATTAGTGGATGTATGCTATGTCCATGCATGGATGCAACTAGAAGTCTAGAACTCCATAACTTCCATATTATGTGTATATATTTCCCCTTTGTGCACATATTCCCCAAGTGAAACTCGTCAGGTCTTTCATTAAATTATGGATGCTGCACATATTTTACATATACTTATGATACGCATGCATGTTGTATGACATGTATTTTgagattttgatgtttattaaaaaaaacttggcaGAACGTTTAGAGACTGAACTCTTTTCAGAAAATGAGGTCATCGTGTTCAGCTCATTCTAGGTTCTTAGGATTTTGAAACCGAGTTTGGCTTAAATTGAGACCCACTTTTTACCCATGGTTCTTACAAACTGCGGCCATGAATGTAAGATCTACATTGAACTTCAAATTTGAGATTCATAGTTTTTAAGAtgcaaaaattttacaaatccATGATATAGTCTGCatttctttctcaaaattcATATCCTTGTAAGGACCTGAAACTTCTCTAGAGACTCACTATGCAGTGGGGGGCCACCCAAAATCTCAAATGGCCGCAGATTTCGGATCAAGGACGCCATCTGACATTCAACCTGGGAACCCTGCGGGACAAAGGCCAAAGTTTGAATATCAGGGAACCTGccgctttttttttctctgaattTCATTCTGTCCTAATGGATTATTCTCTATTCGCTTCACATACAGCAACTTCTCCATTTCtagataaaaaattttccattcctGTAAACTATAAGAAGGAGAAATTTGGTATCCCTAGGATATCACGGGCTCTTGAATTGCCTCTACATCTAGCCCctatctatctatctctatCTCCATTGCCATTTCTGGGTGTTGGTTTGTTTGGAGAATCAGAGGCCTTTCAAGTATTTTACTGTTATCGCTCCCTTTGTTTTAGTGCATAGATggcggaagaagaagaagaatcttTACTTTTAAAAAGTACTGAGATAAAAGCGAACGTGCGTTCATTGCCACAGCAGAGGCATCTTTTCGAGCGCTGCTGTTTCTTTTCGTAGAGAGACGGTGCTGGGTTTTTTGGGATTGGGAGGATGCCAAtcattcattcttcttcctgCCATGTGTTGCTGGAAGGAAGGTTGTGGATGCAAAGCTTTTCGCttcttctgtctctctcttttctcttctctgcTTGTCTTCACCACCGCTGAACTTTTGTATTGTAACGATGTTTACCTTCATCATGGGGCATGGTGCTGCTTCTGCCCTGCCACCAAAAAGGCCGGCCACAATCCACATTGAATTGAAACCGCGTCGCCTGCTGTCAGCTGTCCTCATGTGCTTGCTTCAAGCAATTGAAGAATCTCCTCAATCAGGCATCAGACCGACTGAAACCGGGTAATACCGGATTcaataataacaaaattaaagaaaataaagaagcaaGGTATCTGACCAGTCAATGGTTTTGCTCTTTCTCATCTTCTCTCGATTAAACAAAGAAGATTTCTCTAGCAGTTGGTGTTTTTACAGTGTATCTTGGAGCTCGGAAGGACATGACCCAGATTTGCATGTACCGGGAATCCTTTAAAAGGATCACCTGTTGCTTCACTGTTGTCACATTCAGTAAGCTTCTCACAGAAGCAATGAGGAGGTCCAATGCACAGCCAGGCCTGCTTTATGCTTCATGAATGTCAATTCATCAGTGTCGAAACCGCAATCAGCGGGCAACTGCATATATTTTGTTCAGTTGGTTGATGTTCTATATTCTAATCATACGGATGTGGTACTGTAATCAACATATTTAAGATCTTAGACATGCAGTCCATTGAAAGATTTTAGATATGCTTTCTTAGAGGAGTTCTTTTGGAAGCTCAGGTAAGATTCTGTAACTGAAAGACCAAGAAATTCTACATTGGcaatcttcaagtttttgattcATGTAGAAAACTAACTACACGTCCAAACAAACTGACATAAGGGAGGAGTTCTGACTGCTTGAGATTGCATTCATATTGTTGGAAATTCAGAGAAATGATTAGAACAGGTGACAAGTGTTGCTTACCTGTTCATCTCTTGATCAAAGATACTCGCTCTTTTGATCATTGATAGGAAAAATTAAACTACCTCCATGTTCAAACAAGTGTTgcagaaattttaaaaagacaTGCAATATAGTGATTCATGAAGTATAATTATACATTAGTGATCAAATTCAAGTGCAATTATGTAGCATCCAATTTGTTGTCACCATGTGATATTTTTGTTATGTGCATAcattgcaacaaaaaattctgCCAATTACATCCTAACTTTTGCTTCGGTTAGACGTTATACAATGCATCTAAGCAAGTACAGCTACCATTTTCTGCAAGCTGCAGCTGTGATAGCGTAGGGATGAAAACTGCAAGCTGCAGATGGGACTTGGGTTTGGATCCAGGCCATGCCATCATGGTTAATGAGTCCGACTCAGCCTCAGACTTGGACCTGCTATCGGAATAGATATCCGCATTCGAGTAGCATAAGTTCTGACTTGCTCAGATTTATTGGATCTTGTACTTGGACTAAAACTGCTATACAGATCTCGATCTGGATCTAGTTCTTCATTAGGAAATCCATCTAGAAGAATGCAAATTTGGGTCGGTAATTGAGTAAACCCCACCCATAATACTATTAACGAAAGGCATATATCTTTCACCTTATCACTAATTGATTAATCTTTTTCTTGTCACATCATCAGTTCTTAATGTTATGAGAAGTAAAGATTCGCTATTACTATGGGATGAATGCTATCACTTTTTGTTGTATAACcaatatatgaaagtttaacaATGAAAAGTAAAGtttgcaaaaaaacaaaaatgcttaAAGAACCCAAGGTGCGGTCTAGCACGACTAGCCGAAGGAATCggattttaatatttgattaagaaattagatcggattcggatttaagaaatgacatccgatcggatttcaatatacataaatatccagtTGGATTAAGGTCAgattttttgttaaataaatattctctaTCAAATGCACtcgattcaaaatttggattcggatgtgaatacaaaaaaaaaatcagatcatgaaatcagattcatatgcatatataagtttctttgtttgtttttgatTCTGAATTCGAATAAACACACAAATAAAAACGAAACATACACTAGAAATGCATTACTTTAATGAGTTATAAATGAAGATTTTATGAAGCGGGTGTGGGTGGTGCAAACAAAGGAGCACGCCATACACCAGTTACCAATTGCAAACACCATAGACGCATCCAAAATCACATTAATCTATGACCGACCAATTACTGTTGAAGCCGATCGAGACTTTCTATCACTTAAGAATTAATAATCATCTTGCATATCccgaaccctaattctcatcTGATCCGATTTGGATCCGGCTGTTCAGATCACGATACTCATTGGATCCCATCTAATTAGTTTGGATTCAGGCTGCCTGATTTCTTGGGTCGCCGACAAAACCATTTATTTCTCTTATATTTGGCATATCTTAATAAGGAGATCTGGTCAAAAAAGGTTAAAAGCACAGGAATCTTGCCACAAATTTCCGGTGAATGAGACGAGGGACCGGGTTTGAAACCAAGGGACCCGATTCTACTCTTTCATTAGATACTAGTCGTCCTAAGCAGTTAAGATACGGTTTCTCTCGTTTTCTCGCATTTTTCGGTTCTACCAAATATTAAAGGATCTTCTCAGCTACAATGTATTCAATTTGCAGAATAtggttaatatatatatatatatatatatattattttggaAGTTGTCATCTTTAGAGGTGTTTAATTGCCCCGGATCTAAAatcttcaagatttgaaaacCATCTTAAATCCGACCCTTTCAAAGtgtaaaaaggtaaaataaggatttcaaGTGGAGAACTTAGGTCGGACTTAAGATCCTTTGTTTGATAAACCATAGATTTTACctgaagtaatcaaacaccccctaaatgGATGAAAGGTTTAGCATTTTTTAGATTGGTTATTGAATCCGATCGAGTTTCTTGGCTCTTTCCCCAAGCCCTGGTTCGATTACTTTCCAGTGTTCTTTCATTATCTACCGCTTTCTCAATACTATATCTTCTCGTTCTCCATAGATAATTTCAGCACACGATTGAATTTTGGCATGATCAGCAAGCCAGACCAGCTTTAATTAACCTGTGATATCATAAGACCAGTTTGACATTATATCTTTCTTTAGCatacttcatttgcaattttttcttgaaaaaaaaggttgaCATAGCGtttgaatcaaaattaaaaagaaaaaaaaaattgtcaacaGGTCTCTCACCTTCAGAATGATTTTCTTGttgttgggaaaaaaaaattaaatcaaattttctttaattaactTTGTATTATCAGATTATAAACTGGGTTCTTGGTGTATTCAattatttagagagagaaagtcacgGAGCTAACCTGATCCTGTCCACGAAAAGCCTGAGTATTTAATATTCTCAACCAAtattcggttcttgaatccaaacgGCACTGCCTCTTCAAAGATGAATGACGTGACCCAACTGAAAGGGGCCAGAATCGTTTTCCgatcaagaaaattaaaaaagtttggacttttcaaaagaatgtgaaaaaaaaaatataagaaacttATAAGCAGTAAAGGTTCATCTTTTTTAATGAATTGAATAATGGTTTATAAGGTTCAATCAATTGGAAAAAATAATTGAGATTAAAATTACTAATATCATATGCTTAATCATTTGAAAAAACGATTAATAAATGTTAAATTTTATAAcgtttaatataaaattatttgtaTGATGTTGAATGTGAATCTTAACCACGAATTTCTACCACGAGAATATTATAGGAAACATAAATAACAAATAGCAAGGTAAATCTTGATTCgtagtcatcaagtcatcaaaaatttacttaaaaaaacAACAGTACTATAGAAAACGCTCATGCAAGGCTCGAAATAAAACAACTTCTTCATCATGTCACCTTGGTATACATCTCTATGAATCAGTGACAaagccagaaaaattggctaGAGAAGCATTTGCTCAAAAATACTCATATCTAGTgcgacacttatatatatatatatatatataataaagaaaataaaaaaaagctgtCTAAACCAATCACCAGGTGGTTTCGCCACTGCTCTGAATAATTTTGTTCAGCTAAAATTTACTCTTGCTAACTTTATTCAACAAAGTCGCCACTCATTTCAACTTTTTGTGTTAGCCAACTACAAAATATCacgtttttacttgttttactgttttacGGAGCATTATAGTGAGCAAGACCCGTCAAGTTTGCTGCTTCCCTTTGGCCACCCTATTAATTATAGAGTTTTCCCAAACAAGAATACCCGTCGTATAGTGAAAAAGAAGGACTTTTGAACTTGTTTGATGTGAGTGGGGTATAAATCTACCTCAATCTTTGGATATATTAATCGAACAGTTACATAATGTTCTCGCTACCGACAACCAAAAGGCATAAATCTACTTCAATATTTAGATGTATTCATCAAATAGTTACATAGTGTTCTTGCTACCGACAACCCTTTAAAGTGCAAGAAGGTCAGtctttctcataaaaaaaaaaaggttctctTTCCATTAGCTAGCTAACAATCATCTTATTCAAAAGTGATGATGCTGGAATAGGTTAgttcctttcattttctcctaCTTTCAAGGTAGTATTACACTCATCAATTAAAATATTGCACACCTCACTGTTTTGCAATATAAATGAGTAATACCAACTgaaaaaatgttgtcctttgATAAAAtgcaatgacaaaaatacctttattaaaattaaaaaaaactttttatgtaAAGATAAATAAggatgtgaaaaaaaatcaaaatgcccactattttataaaaacatcaaaaatactCCCTTATCATGTTTGGTGCATATTTATTGCATGCACTGTGATTGTGATGTGCacgcaactctctc
This window of the Nymphaea colorata isolate Beijing-Zhang1983 chromosome 2, ASM883128v2, whole genome shotgun sequence genome carries:
- the LOC116246795 gene encoding LRR receptor-like serine/threonine-protein kinase FLS2, whose protein sequence is MDLLKSKMREHGRILHLLFILAVSFHFLLDSPGVSAETESAYPTCAASDRATLLSFKSSILRDTTGFLSTWVGEDCCGAWEGIQCDTKTGRVIVLQLQAGSDGTSFMKGVLSPSLGNLEFLQVMLISGKQIMGPIPESISKLSSLTQLYLEDNMLGGSIPSSLGKLTLLEALSLSGNRLGGVVPPELGSLKNLVQINLGKNVLTGGIPSTLGKLRRLESLDLCSNSLSGHIPDFFGELKNLKYIDLSDNEFSGSLPNSISNLPYIHSLILNNNHLTGELPRQIGNLRSLCTLSVSQNLLTGTIPDSLSRLPNLWHLNLSRNGFSDPLPASLAQGMPSLLRIDLSYNNLHLGSVPAWIANRELRDVHLAGCRIEGPLPHFSNASSLNSIDLSDNSLTGQIGNFFVSMTSLDTAKLSNNMLESDVSGIILPSGLSLIDMHSNRLYGSISAFITNNIGKFLEIVNLSWNRIEGTLPEFRQGSNLRSLDLCSNRIAGTIPNSMSNLVNLRRLDISRNNIQGNIPANLGQLQSLEWLDVSTNRLGGNIPKTLGSLRHANFRSNYLCGQIPQKRPFNVFPAAAYAHNQCLCGAPLPSCSRTELQR